In Chryseobacterium oranimense, a single window of DNA contains:
- the hisF gene encoding imidazole glycerol phosphate synthase subunit HisF, which translates to MLKKRIIPCLDIKDGTTVKGINFEGLRNAGDPVELAVKYEQEGADELVFLDITATLENRKTFADLVKEIARQLSIPFTVGGGISSVEDVRKLLEAGADKISINSSAVKNPQLIYDLAKEFGSQCVVVAIDTRFKDGSDLVYVRGGKLATNLNTVDWAKEASSLGAGEILLTSMDGDGTKNGFDLRITKLVSEAVSIPVIASGGAGSADDFIKVFNETKATGALAASIFHFNEVPVQELKQYLKTQKIPVR; encoded by the coding sequence ATGCTTAAAAAAAGAATTATCCCATGTCTGGATATTAAAGATGGAACGACCGTAAAAGGAATTAATTTCGAAGGATTACGAAATGCCGGCGATCCTGTAGAGCTTGCGGTGAAATATGAACAGGAAGGTGCCGATGAACTGGTTTTTCTGGATATTACGGCAACTTTGGAAAACAGGAAGACATTTGCAGATCTTGTAAAAGAAATTGCCAGGCAGCTCAGCATCCCGTTTACCGTAGGCGGTGGAATTTCCTCTGTGGAAGATGTCAGAAAACTTCTGGAAGCAGGAGCAGATAAGATCAGTATCAATTCTTCTGCTGTTAAAAATCCGCAACTGATCTATGATCTTGCTAAAGAATTTGGAAGCCAGTGTGTGGTTGTAGCTATTGATACCCGTTTTAAAGACGGCTCAGATCTTGTCTATGTAAGAGGCGGAAAGCTTGCCACGAACCTGAATACAGTAGATTGGGCAAAAGAAGCATCATCGCTGGGAGCAGGAGAGATCCTACTGACCTCAATGGATGGTGACGGAACAAAAAACGGATTCGATCTCCGCATTACGAAGCTGGTTTCGGAAGCTGTTTCTATCCCTGTGATTGCTTCAGGGGGAGCAGGAAGTGCAGATGATTTTATTAAAGTATTTAATGAAACAAAAGCAACAGGTGCCTTGGCAGCCAGTATTTTCCATTTTAATGAAGTGCCCGTTCAGGAATTAAAACAATATTTAAAAACTCAAAAAATACCTGTAAGATGA
- a CDS encoding 2,3,4,5-tetrahydropyridine-2,6-dicarboxylate N-succinyltransferase: MSLQQTIENIWDNRDLLQNEDSQKAIREVISLLDSGELRVAEPTENGWQVNEWVKKAVVMYFPIQKMETIEVGPFEFHDKIPLKRNYAEKGVRVVPHAIAREGSFVASGVIMMPSYVNIGAYVDSGTMVDTWATVGSCAQIGKNVHLSGGVGIGGVLEPLQAAPVIIEDDCFIGSRCIVVEGVHVEKEAVLGANVVLTASTKIIDVTGDQPVEIKGRVPARSVVIPGSYTKQYPAGEYQVPCALIIGQRKESTDKKTSLNDALRENNVAV; this comes from the coding sequence ATGTCGTTACAACAAACAATTGAAAACATTTGGGATAATAGAGATTTATTACAGAATGAAGACAGCCAGAAGGCGATAAGAGAGGTTATTTCCTTATTGGATTCCGGAGAACTTCGTGTTGCTGAGCCTACGGAAAACGGATGGCAGGTGAATGAATGGGTGAAGAAAGCTGTAGTAATGTATTTCCCGATCCAGAAAATGGAAACTATTGAAGTAGGTCCGTTTGAATTTCATGACAAAATTCCTTTGAAGAGAAACTATGCTGAAAAAGGAGTAAGAGTTGTACCGCATGCTATCGCAAGAGAAGGATCTTTTGTGGCTTCAGGAGTGATTATGATGCCTTCTTATGTGAATATCGGTGCTTATGTGGATTCAGGAACCATGGTAGATACCTGGGCTACGGTAGGAAGCTGCGCACAGATCGGTAAAAACGTTCACCTGAGTGGAGGTGTAGGTATCGGTGGTGTATTGGAGCCTTTACAGGCAGCTCCTGTGATTATTGAGGATGACTGTTTCATCGGTTCTAGATGTATTGTGGTAGAAGGTGTTCACGTAGAAAAAGAAGCTGTTTTGGGTGCTAATGTGGTATTGACTGCTTCCACAAAAATTATCGACGTTACAGGAGATCAACCGGTTGAGATCAAAGGAAGAGTTCCTGCACGTTCAGTGGTAATCCCTGGAAGCTATACAAAACAGTATCCTGCAGGAGAATACCAGGTTCCATGTGCATTGATTATTGGCCAGAGAAAAGAATCTACAGATAAGAAAACATCTCTTAATGATGCTTTAAGAGAGAATAATGTAGCGGTATAA
- the hisB gene encoding bifunctional histidinol-phosphatase/imidazoleglycerol-phosphate dehydratase HisB yields MKKVLFIDRDGTLIIEPPLDFQVDSLEKLEFYPGVFQNLSKIAREMDYELVMVTNQDGLGTDSFPYEDFIKPQEKMLKTFENEGIIFSDILIDKSFEHENLPTRKPGIGMLSKYIYGNYDLENSYVIGDRNTDVQLAENLGIKAIFINKSFNEKAALTTTDWSEIYRFLKQESRKAKVYRKTNETEIDIEIDLNGKGAAEISTGLHFFDHMLDQIARHGNLDLKIKVNGDLNVDEHHTIEDTGIALGKAFSKALGNKKGIERYGFLLPMDDCLAQAAIDFGGRPWIVWEVDFKREKIGDVPTEMFFHFFKSFTDSSKSNLNIKAEGTNEHHKIEAVFKAFAKAVKMAVNQSDSNFNLPSTKGSL; encoded by the coding sequence ATGAAAAAAGTACTCTTTATAGACCGTGACGGAACCCTTATCATAGAACCGCCCTTAGATTTTCAGGTAGATTCGCTGGAAAAACTTGAGTTTTACCCGGGAGTTTTCCAAAACCTTTCCAAAATTGCCAGAGAGATGGATTACGAGCTGGTAATGGTCACCAATCAGGATGGTTTAGGGACGGATAGTTTTCCTTATGAAGATTTTATAAAACCCCAGGAGAAAATGCTGAAAACCTTTGAAAATGAAGGCATAATTTTCAGTGATATCCTTATTGACAAAAGTTTTGAGCATGAAAATCTTCCTACCAGAAAACCGGGAATCGGAATGCTTTCAAAATACATCTACGGAAATTATGACCTTGAAAACTCTTATGTAATTGGTGATCGAAATACGGATGTTCAACTTGCTGAAAATTTGGGAATTAAAGCTATTTTTATCAATAAAAGCTTTAATGAAAAAGCAGCGCTTACTACAACGGATTGGTCTGAAATCTACCGCTTTTTAAAACAGGAATCAAGGAAAGCAAAAGTTTACAGAAAAACCAACGAAACAGAAATAGACATTGAAATAGACCTGAACGGTAAAGGAGCTGCAGAAATTTCTACCGGGCTTCATTTTTTCGATCACATGCTGGATCAGATTGCAAGACACGGAAACCTGGATCTAAAAATCAAAGTGAACGGAGATCTTAATGTAGATGAGCACCATACGATTGAAGATACCGGAATTGCTTTAGGTAAAGCTTTTTCAAAAGCATTGGGCAACAAAAAAGGAATTGAAAGATATGGCTTTTTGCTTCCGATGGACGATTGTCTGGCCCAGGCTGCCATAGATTTCGGTGGTAGGCCGTGGATCGTTTGGGAGGTTGATTTTAAAAGAGAAAAAATAGGGGATGTACCTACAGAAATGTTCTTTCACTTTTTCAAATCATTTACAGATTCTTCAAAATCCAATCTAAATATCAAAGCAGAAGGCACTAACGAACACCACAAAATAGAAGCGGTTTTCAAAGCATTTGCAAAAGCTGTTAAAATGGCGGTAAACCAGTCGGACAGCAATTTTAATTTACCATCAACCAAAGGAAGTTTATAA
- the hisC gene encoding histidinol-phosphate transaminase gives MKEFNLNTLVRKNILSLQPYTSFRDNNEFNAPVLLDANECPFGEFNRYPDSTQKKLKNKLADFKKVNPSKIALGNGSDELIDLIIKIFCEPKKDTILMMNPSFAMYAFYAAVNENEVLKLNLDENFEIIKDDFLKIIQERDNKVFFLCSPNNPTGNSVQDIEFFIRNFNGIVVIDEAYIEFSGNRSGIELLDKYPNLIVLQTFSKAWGTAGARVGAAYASEEIIRFINTVKAPYNVNSLSQELILNLLDDKDKLKDNVDNILQERTWLEEEFKNMECIIKVFPTDSNFFLIKVNNAQAVYQKMLDKEILTSQRSPAIQDCIRINVGSREENEKLINVLKAIKS, from the coding sequence ATGAAAGAATTCAACCTCAATACTTTAGTTAGAAAAAATATACTCAGCTTACAGCCTTACACCAGTTTCAGGGATAACAATGAGTTTAATGCCCCGGTTCTTCTGGATGCCAATGAATGTCCGTTCGGGGAATTCAACAGATATCCGGATTCAACTCAAAAAAAGCTTAAAAATAAGTTGGCAGACTTTAAAAAGGTAAATCCTTCAAAGATTGCTTTGGGAAACGGCAGTGATGAACTAATCGATCTCATCATAAAAATCTTCTGTGAGCCTAAAAAAGATACCATTCTGATGATGAATCCTTCATTTGCCATGTACGCTTTTTATGCAGCAGTGAATGAAAATGAAGTTTTAAAGTTAAATCTGGATGAAAATTTTGAAATAATAAAAGACGACTTTTTAAAGATCATTCAGGAACGCGACAACAAAGTTTTTTTCCTTTGTTCTCCCAATAACCCGACCGGGAACAGTGTACAGGATATAGAATTTTTCATCCGGAATTTTAACGGAATTGTTGTTATAGATGAAGCTTACATTGAATTTTCAGGGAACAGATCGGGAATTGAGCTTCTGGACAAGTATCCCAATCTAATTGTATTGCAGACGTTTTCTAAAGCCTGGGGAACGGCAGGAGCCAGGGTAGGTGCTGCTTATGCTTCTGAAGAGATCATCCGTTTCATCAATACGGTGAAGGCTCCTTATAACGTTAATTCTTTAAGCCAGGAGCTTATTCTAAACCTTTTGGATGATAAAGATAAGCTTAAAGATAATGTTGACAACATTTTGCAGGAAAGAACCTGGCTGGAAGAAGAATTTAAAAATATGGAATGCATCATCAAAGTGTTTCCTACTGATTCCAACTTTTTTCTGATCAAAGTAAATAATGCTCAGGCAGTGTATCAGAAAATGCTGGATAAGGAAATTCTTACCAGCCAAAGATCGCCTGCAATTCAGGATTGTATAAGGATCAATGTGGGAAGCCGTGAAGAAAACGAAAAATTAATCAATGTTTTAAAAGCAATAAAATCATGA
- a CDS encoding C40 family peptidase, with protein MIPGLFEKNLRIRQITALMMASVITVSCGSSKNVSSKKKTTTKTVAKAENLRKLDSKFGGNISRSVSDILKDAEKYIGTPYKFGGNSSSGFDCSGFTVKVFEENDFSLPRRSADQADAGKKIDIKEVKPGDLLFFATAGGSRVSHVGIVHDIGADGEVKFIHASTSKGVIISSLNEKYWNKAYLHAQRVL; from the coding sequence ATGATACCGGGATTATTTGAAAAAAACTTAAGGATAAGGCAGATTACTGCTCTGATGATGGCCTCTGTTATTACAGTTTCCTGCGGATCATCAAAAAATGTATCTTCCAAAAAAAAGACAACAACCAAAACTGTTGCAAAAGCTGAAAACCTCAGAAAACTGGATTCTAAATTTGGCGGAAATATCTCCAGATCTGTCAGCGATATTCTGAAAGATGCTGAAAAATATATCGGAACCCCTTATAAATTCGGGGGAAATAGCTCGTCAGGTTTCGACTGTTCGGGTTTTACCGTAAAAGTTTTCGAAGAAAATGATTTCTCACTTCCGCGCAGATCTGCAGATCAGGCCGACGCCGGTAAAAAAATTGATATAAAAGAAGTAAAGCCCGGCGATCTCCTCTTTTTCGCAACAGCCGGAGGAAGCAGGGTTTCTCATGTAGGAATCGTTCATGACATCGGAGCAGATGGAGAAGTAAAATTCATCCATGCTTCCACTTCAAAAGGAGTCATTATTTCGTCATTAAACGAAAAATACTGGAACAAAGCTTACCTTCATGCCCAGAGAGTGCTATAA
- the hisG gene encoding ATP phosphoribosyltransferase, whose amino-acid sequence MSKLKIAIQKSGRLYEDSLQLLKDCGIFVNNGKDQLKVSVDNFPMEIMYLRNSDIPQYLEDGVVDIAIVGENLLAEKQKNIRIVEKLGFSKCRVSLAVPKEVETDELSYFQGKKIATSYPNTLKNFLDEKGIVSDIHIISGSVEIAPNIGLADGICDIVSSGSTLFKNGLRETVTILKSEAVLAKTSVLDAQKEAILDKFLFRIKSVLKAKNSKYILMNVPDEKISAIASVLPVLKSPTVIPLAEKGWSSIHSVIDEVRFWDVIDELKENGAQDILIIPIDKMVI is encoded by the coding sequence ATGAGTAAATTAAAAATTGCGATTCAGAAAAGCGGCAGGCTTTACGAAGATTCCCTACAGCTCCTCAAAGACTGCGGTATTTTCGTCAATAATGGTAAAGACCAGCTTAAGGTTTCCGTAGACAACTTCCCGATGGAAATCATGTACCTCAGAAACTCGGATATTCCACAATACCTGGAAGACGGAGTGGTAGATATTGCTATCGTAGGGGAAAATCTTTTAGCTGAGAAACAGAAAAATATCAGAATTGTTGAGAAGCTCGGATTTTCAAAATGCCGGGTTTCCTTAGCCGTTCCCAAAGAAGTGGAAACCGATGAGCTTTCTTACTTTCAAGGTAAAAAAATTGCCACTTCCTATCCCAATACCCTTAAAAATTTCCTTGATGAAAAAGGAATTGTTTCCGATATCCACATCATTTCCGGTTCCGTAGAAATAGCCCCTAATATCGGTCTTGCAGACGGGATCTGTGATATTGTAAGTTCAGGAAGCACCTTGTTTAAAAATGGTTTGAGAGAAACGGTTACCATTCTTAAATCAGAAGCAGTTCTGGCAAAAACATCCGTGCTTGATGCTCAGAAGGAAGCTATTTTGGATAAATTTCTGTTCAGAATCAAGTCCGTTTTGAAAGCAAAGAATTCAAAATACATCCTGATGAATGTTCCCGATGAAAAAATCAGCGCCATTGCTTCAGTTCTTCCGGTACTGAAAAGCCCTACCGTTATTCCTTTGGCTGAAAAAGGATGGAGCAGCATTCATTCAGTAATTGACGAAGTAAGATTTTGGGACGTCATTGATGAACTGAAAGAAAACGGAGCGCAGGACATACTCATTATTCCAATCGATAAAATGGTGATTTAA
- the hisH gene encoding imidazole glycerol phosphate synthase subunit HisH, which yields MIALIKYNGGNVSSVQNALARLNIDSIITDDPELIVKADKVIFPGVGEASSTMKVLEEKELNTLIPSLKQPVLGICLGMQLMCGNNEEGNTKGMGIFDVDVKQFPPEDLVPHMGWNTISDLKSPLFSGIEENSDVYFVHSYYCGLAESAVSVCDYILPFSASLQKDNFFAVQFHPEKSGLTGSKILENFIKL from the coding sequence ATGATCGCATTGATAAAATACAACGGAGGAAATGTAAGCTCGGTACAGAATGCTTTGGCCCGGCTTAATATTGATTCCATCATTACTGATGATCCCGAGCTGATTGTAAAAGCTGATAAAGTAATATTTCCAGGGGTTGGAGAAGCTTCATCAACGATGAAAGTACTTGAAGAAAAGGAGCTTAATACGCTAATTCCCAGCCTGAAGCAGCCGGTTTTAGGAATTTGCCTCGGAATGCAGCTGATGTGTGGCAATAATGAAGAAGGAAATACAAAAGGAATGGGAATTTTTGATGTAGATGTTAAGCAGTTCCCGCCTGAGGATCTTGTTCCACACATGGGATGGAATACCATTTCAGATCTTAAATCCCCGCTTTTTTCAGGAATTGAGGAGAATAGTGATGTATATTTTGTCCACAGCTATTATTGCGGTTTGGCAGAGTCTGCGGTATCCGTATGCGATTATATTCTTCCGTTCAGTGCTTCGCTTCAGAAAGATAATTTCTTTGCAGTACAGTTTCACCCTGAAAAATCGGGACTGACAGGCAGTAAAATATTAGAAAACTTTATAAAACTATAA
- the hisA gene encoding 1-(5-phosphoribosyl)-5-[(5-phosphoribosylamino)methylideneamino]imidazole-4-carboxamide isomerase, which translates to MKIIPAIDIIDGKCVRLSKGDYSTQKIYNEDPVETAKEFESFGIQFLHLVDLDGAKSKHIVNQKVLENIARETSLHIDFGGGLKTGNDIETAFNSGAKQITLGSIAVQDPEFCVGMIKKYGNDKIILGADCENRKIKTSGWLEESGLDIIDFLLEYQGKGIIQTICTDISKDGMLEGPSTDLYKEILDKTSVKLTASGGISCIEDVYSMKEIGCSGTIIGKAIYEGKISLPQLQKFIENA; encoded by the coding sequence ATGAAGATTATTCCAGCAATTGATATCATTGACGGAAAATGCGTCCGTCTGTCAAAAGGTGATTATTCCACCCAAAAAATATACAATGAAGACCCTGTGGAGACTGCCAAAGAATTTGAAAGTTTTGGAATTCAGTTTCTTCATCTGGTAGATCTGGATGGTGCTAAATCCAAGCATATTGTGAATCAGAAAGTCCTGGAGAATATTGCCCGGGAAACTTCACTTCATATTGATTTTGGTGGTGGCTTAAAAACAGGGAATGATATAGAAACGGCCTTTAATTCGGGAGCAAAACAAATCACTCTGGGAAGCATTGCGGTACAGGACCCGGAATTCTGTGTTGGAATGATTAAAAAATATGGCAATGACAAAATTATTTTAGGTGCAGATTGCGAAAACAGGAAGATTAAAACATCCGGATGGCTGGAAGAAAGCGGCCTTGATATTATAGATTTTCTACTTGAGTATCAAGGAAAAGGAATTATTCAGACTATATGCACAGACATTTCCAAAGATGGAATGCTGGAAGGTCCATCCACCGATTTGTATAAAGAAATTTTGGATAAAACTTCAGTAAAACTTACAGCTAGTGGCGGGATTTCCTGTATTGAAGATGTATACAGTATGAAAGAGATCGGATGTTCAGGGACTATTATCGGGAAAGCCATCTATGAGGGAAAAATAAGTTTACCACAACTTCAGAAATTTATTGAAAATGCTTAA
- a CDS encoding glycosyltransferase family 1 protein, with protein MKIAFDAKRFFHNTSGLGNYSRDLVRILSQYYPENEYLLLNKNSSERGREILEKPNVKFVQTSKGNLSRQLKMGKDAQKEGAQIFHGLSGELPLKWSKEPIRKIVTIHDLIFMRYPQYYSFFDRKIHLWKFKKAAISADKIIAISEQTKRDIITYLKVPESKIEVIYQGCHKAFKEQQPDDFIQAVKEKFSLPGRYILNVGTIEARKNLLNIVKGIIDTEIPLVVVGRKANYYKKVEAFIKKNKMEKQVLFLEGVSMDELAVIYKLADVFVYPSFFEGFGIPVIEALFSKTATITSNTSCLPEAGGNDSVYIDPDSYVDIEAKIRFLWENESERKRRAEKSFEFVQKFNDEPIAAQLMELYKKNL; from the coding sequence ATGAAAATTGCCTTCGATGCAAAACGTTTTTTTCACAATACGTCCGGATTGGGCAATTATTCCAGGGACCTTGTCAGGATTCTTTCTCAGTATTATCCTGAAAACGAATACCTGCTGCTGAATAAAAACAGTTCAGAAAGAGGCAGAGAAATTCTGGAAAAACCCAATGTGAAATTTGTGCAAACCTCTAAAGGAAATCTTTCCCGACAGCTTAAAATGGGGAAAGATGCCCAAAAAGAAGGAGCACAGATATTTCACGGCCTTTCCGGCGAGCTTCCTTTGAAATGGAGTAAAGAACCGATCAGGAAAATTGTGACCATCCATGATCTGATCTTTATGAGATATCCGCAGTATTATTCTTTCTTTGACCGGAAAATTCATTTGTGGAAATTTAAAAAAGCAGCTATTTCTGCGGATAAGATCATTGCCATTTCAGAACAGACCAAAAGAGATATTATCACTTATCTGAAAGTTCCTGAAAGTAAAATAGAAGTTATTTACCAGGGCTGCCACAAAGCTTTTAAAGAACAGCAACCTGATGATTTTATCCAAGCTGTGAAAGAGAAATTCAGCCTTCCGGGACGCTATATTTTAAATGTCGGAACCATTGAAGCCAGGAAAAACCTTTTGAATATAGTTAAAGGGATCATTGATACTGAAATTCCTTTAGTTGTAGTGGGAAGAAAGGCAAATTATTATAAAAAAGTAGAAGCCTTTATCAAAAAAAACAAGATGGAAAAACAGGTCCTTTTTCTTGAAGGAGTTTCCATGGATGAACTGGCTGTGATCTACAAGCTGGCAGATGTTTTCGTGTATCCGAGCTTTTTTGAAGGCTTTGGAATTCCGGTAATAGAAGCACTTTTCTCAAAAACAGCAACCATTACCAGCAATACGAGCTGCCTTCCGGAAGCGGGTGGAAATGATTCTGTGTATATTGATCCCGACAGTTACGTTGATATCGAAGCCAAGATCAGATTTCTCTGGGAAAATGAATCTGAAAGGAAACGCCGTGCAGAAAAGAGTTTCGAGTTTGTTCAGAAATTTAATGACGAACCTATTGCAGCACAATTAATGGAACTCTATAAAAAAAATCTATAA
- the hisD gene encoding histidinol dehydrogenase, producing the protein MKIYRYPEQNVWPDLVKRPIIEQEEISGLIKNIFDAVEKQGDNALIEFNKKFDKAVTPQIAVSEEEMENAADKISEDLKKAIKQAKENISKFHNSQIAETEKIETVKGVTCWRENRGIEKVGIYIPGGTAPLFSTVLMLAVPANLAGCQEIILCTPPDSSGNINPAILFTAKLCGITKVFKTGGAQAVAAMSIGTESIPKVYKIFGPGNQYVVAAKEYAQRYGVAIDMPAGPSEVLIIAASNAVPEFCAADLLSQAEHGSDSQVVFITTDFKIFSETIEAVEKQVKKLPRNEMACNALDHSVFVLINSIEEALEFSNLYAPEHLILAMENFEQYIPMIQNAGSVFLGNYSCESAGDYASGTNHTLPTNAYARNYSGVSLDSFVKKITFQHLSKEGLKKIGKTIEVMAEAEGLIAHKNAVSIRLK; encoded by the coding sequence ATGAAAATATACAGATATCCAGAACAAAATGTATGGCCGGATCTCGTGAAACGTCCCATAATTGAGCAAGAAGAAATATCCGGACTGATTAAGAATATATTTGATGCCGTTGAAAAACAGGGAGACAATGCACTTATAGAATTCAATAAAAAATTTGATAAGGCTGTAACACCGCAGATTGCAGTTTCTGAGGAAGAAATGGAGAATGCGGCAGACAAAATTTCTGAAGATTTAAAGAAAGCCATTAAGCAGGCTAAAGAAAATATATCAAAATTTCACAACTCGCAGATAGCAGAAACAGAAAAAATAGAAACTGTAAAAGGCGTAACCTGCTGGAGAGAAAACCGCGGCATTGAAAAAGTAGGGATCTATATTCCGGGAGGAACTGCTCCTTTATTTTCGACTGTGCTGATGCTTGCTGTACCTGCAAATTTAGCGGGATGTCAGGAAATTATCCTGTGTACACCACCGGACAGCAGCGGTAATATTAATCCTGCAATTCTGTTTACGGCAAAGCTTTGCGGTATTACAAAAGTCTTTAAAACCGGAGGTGCACAGGCAGTTGCAGCCATGAGCATTGGAACGGAAAGCATTCCAAAGGTGTATAAAATTTTTGGACCTGGCAACCAATATGTTGTTGCGGCTAAAGAATATGCACAACGTTATGGTGTAGCGATTGATATGCCAGCGGGTCCCAGTGAAGTTCTCATTATTGCAGCCAGTAATGCCGTTCCCGAATTCTGTGCAGCAGATCTTCTTTCACAGGCAGAACATGGAAGCGATAGCCAGGTAGTTTTTATTACCACGGATTTCAAAATTTTCAGCGAAACCATTGAAGCCGTTGAAAAACAGGTGAAGAAACTTCCAAGAAATGAAATGGCGTGTAATGCTTTGGATCACAGTGTTTTTGTTTTGATAAATTCAATAGAGGAGGCCTTGGAATTCAGCAATTTGTACGCTCCGGAACACCTTATTCTTGCGATGGAAAATTTTGAACAATATATTCCAATGATTCAGAATGCAGGATCGGTTTTTCTTGGGAATTATTCTTGCGAAAGTGCCGGAGATTACGCCAGCGGAACCAATCATACTTTGCCGACTAATGCTTATGCAAGGAACTACAGCGGAGTTTCTCTCGACAGCTTTGTTAAGAAAATTACCTTCCAGCACCTTTCAAAAGAAGGTTTGAAAAAAATAGGAAAAACAATAGAAGTAATGGCAGAGGCAGAAGGTCTTATTGCCCACAAAAATGCAGTGTCTATACGATTAAAATAA